Within Aspergillus oryzae RIB40 DNA, chromosome 2, the genomic segment GTCGAAAACAATTCCACCACCCGCTTGGAGGTAGGCCACCCCGTCCTTGACCATCATCGTCCGGAGGGCAATGCAGGTATCCATAGCACCCGGCATTTCTGTTGCTCCGTCCGTGCTGGCGATGTTGTACCCGAAGTAGCCCACCGCGCCAGCATACACTCCGCGCTTCTCGCCCTCTAACTCGGCAATCAGTTGCATAGCCCGCACTTTGGGAGCCCCGGAGACCGTGCCGGCGGGGAAGATGGACCGGAACGCGTCGAACCTGGTCTTATCCGGCCGCAGAATACCCGATACCTGCGACACCAGGTGTTGCACATGCGAGAACTTCTCGACCACCATCAACCGGTCCACCTGGGTGGTCGTCGGGTCACACACGCGATTAACATCGTTCCGTGCCAGATCCACCAACATGACGTGCTCCGCGCGATCCTTCAGGCTTCCTCGTAGCTCATCTGCGAGcgcctcatcctcctcgggTGACTTGCCACGCTTGACGGTGCCGGCGATGGGATGCGTAATGATACgacccttttcctccttcgccAAAAGTTCTGGACTAGCGCCAACGAGCTGGAAGTCTTCGCAATCAATATAAAATAGGTATGGCGATGGGTTGACTGTGCGCAAATGACGGAAGAGGTTGAATGGGTGAAGGGAGGTTGGACGCGACAGCCGTTGCGATGGCACggtctggaagatatcgccTTTGGAGATGTGCTCCTTGAGTTTCACCACGTGCCGCTCGTACCCCTCGCGTCCGATGTTGGATGTGTACTCCTGGTTGGGAATGATTGGACCTTGGGGAGGTAGCGGGGTCTCAGGTCGGAGTAGTCGTTCGATATAGCGCTTGATCACATCTTCGCCTTTCCGGTACTCGGTTTCGAAATCCGAGTCGACATGTGTGATAGGAATGAAggtgatgatcttgatgaCCTGGTAAAAGTGATCAAAGGCGACAATGGTATCAAACAGCATGAACAGCGACTCTGGGATTCCGAGCACATCCTTGAGAGGTCGGGCCGTCTTGGGCTCAAAGTACTTCACACAATCGTATCCGACGTAACCAATAGCACCACCCGTGAGTGGTGGTAGCGTCAAGCCGGGCACCGTCGCAACGCGATATTCagcgatctccttctccaggatCGGAAGGGGGTCGCACTCGGGGCCGTGGCCGGGGCCGGTCTTGAGAACTTTGCGGGGATCTTCATCGCGTCGCAAACACACAAGTTAATGAAAGCTCCAGCAAGGCGGCCACAATGGAAAAGTATGCATACCAGCTCCCACAAAACTATACCTCCCAATTGTCTCTGTGGTAGCAGCACTTTCGTAGAGAAATGACAGTTTGGATCTGCGCAAGAGTTGGCCATCAGCTGCCCCGCTATAGGCAAGAGGGCGCGTGGGGCTCTGAGCTTGGAACTCACTTCTCGGCAACCTTCAAATATGCCACTGTGGGCGTCAAAAGGTCGGCGGGGATAGATGCAGTAAGTGGGAGTAGGTTAGGAGGATATTTAGCATCTTTCGAGTGGCTGATCACATCCTTTGCTGTCTCAAGCGACGGCACAACGGTGATCTGAGTCATACCATTCGGCGGCATTAGCACAAGCTCGCCTTATTCAAACCGGGAGTcatgaaaaaaaaaaaaaaaaaaaaaaaaaaaaaaaaaaaaaaaaaaaaaaaaaaaaaacatggACGAGGAAAAATAAGGTGGTGAATAAGATGAGATACTCACAGGGGGCGCCATCCTATCAAATCTAGCAGTGCCAATGAACTTCGAGTTGATCGTATgcggggaggtggaagagTAGAAATGAAATTGGACTAAGAGAACGGAGATAAACGCAATTCGAAATCGCTAAAATCAGATTCAAATGCGGCAACTTGCTGGCCCTTCACAACTGGGGAAGAAGtaggaaagcaaaagagcGCTGGGACAAGTTTCGTTTTAAATCAATTCAAGATATCCAGTTTCAAtaccttttgcttttttctttatcgtttcttttttctaatCCCATCACTTATCAGGAAACTTTTTGGCCGGCGCCTTTTCCATGGGAACCCCAATACGGAATAGTCTCCCGGCttagtattattattatcaatTGGCACTGATGATCTGACCGTCTTTTTCTGCAGCCTTTCCTCGCGGACTATGACAAAACAATCCTTTTTGCCTCTGTTCACTTGTTCGCAATCTATTTGGTACCCTTTTGTTCGATCGCGCTCAGGCGTTTTTGGAGAACATACCTATACTAATATCCAGATATATCTAATCTATATAACAAACTGATTTTCCGCGGTCCGATCATAACAGTCGCAACTACCCTTGTCCTTGGAGATTCGATAATTTGCTATTTGTCCGACACTCTTCTATACGTCCAAACACCTCAGAAGATACTACCCTACGTCCTGCACCCACACATACTTGCAGCAAATCAACATTCCTATCCGTTCACTTATCTACACACTATGCAATAGAACGGCCAAATAGCACGAGAAGAAAGTACCATATATACAGAGAACAAATATTCGGTCATGGAGAATTCACCGTACCCGGCTTGCTTGGATCAGCTCTCGTCTCCGCATTCCCTTCCGGAACACACCTGGGAGACGGATATGTCGCGCCCTACTTCTCCCTCGGATACCCACGACACGGGCGAAGACGCAACGCCTCTGCCACAGCGACTTGCCAAAATAGCTCACATGGTCTCGCAGAACGCCGACGTATCCAGTGAGGATACGATCGCGGCACACCACTGCCTCAACACTTTGGAAGCCCTATTGGACCCACGGCCATCACTCAGGAAGGAAGTCGTCAAATGCCGACCCACACGTATCTACCCTGGAACTTCACACCCTGTGGCTTCCGCAGCCTCCTGCTCTGCCCCGATGAAAGATCGTGCTTCACTCGCTTTCGAACCTTCGAGCTCGCAACTCATAGCTCTTTTGAACGAAGTCACCGCATTAAATGCCGACTTGAACCAGCGCCGTAAAGAATCGTCCCAAATATATGATCTTCTGAGGCGTGAATGCCAGGGGTTGTCGCGACGGATATCGGAGCTGGAAGCCGTGGTCCACGACCTGTAAGCTGAAATCCACTAAACCGCCACCTTCATTTTTCGGCTAATGCGTAACTCTGTCCGATGCAGGGAAATAGACATAGTAGAAGGCTCAGCAGAACGTGAAGCACTTCACGGTACGGTTCGCGGACTCGAGGCCTGGGTTGACGGATGGCAGAACGAACCTAAACTGGGGACATCGCGTCAAAATAAAGCAAGGCGGTGGATAAGGCGTAAGCCCGAGGAGCGCTATGAGACCGATTCCGAAGCGCTTATAGAGGGCATAACGGCGTGGATGCGTGGCTGgaaagatgttgaagaaggcttcCGCGTTCGCGAACGAGGTCGGcaagagagaagggaagaaaggcaaaggcgTACTAGATTAGCCATAGACCCTGCGGATAACACATAAAAAAACCATAATATGATCTGGGAACGCTGGGTTGCCAGGTTTGAGACTAGATTCGGCTGAAAGCGACTCCGACGTAAGAAAGCCGAGCCCGAGGATTTGCCGCAAAACTGATGCGAAGCGTAAGACAAACGAAGATTCTGACATTCAGTAATCATGCCGACCAAAAACCAATGGTACAGTTAAGAATTAAGATGATAGAATGCGCCAATGTGCCCACCGTAACCCACTATAACCGCAATTCACTGCTTTTTTTGTCGGAAACCCCGAGTCTGCGCCGATATGTACGATTTCACCGAATGGTTATTGAATAAATTAAAATGctgaaggaagaaagaacacaACAAGAACCTCCTGAAGCGGCGCTGCTTGCTAGCCGTTGATCGACTTTGATCTAATTCATTGCGCTTCACCTAGCCGCACTTCAATGGGAGGGATAACTTGGCCGAAGGTCGGTTAGGCGGCCTGGTAGCAAACGATCCAGAGGGTCAGGAGTGAAAGCTAAGGTATAGGTTTCGGCTGTATTCGTTGACGGGGATATCACAAATTATGTAGTGAGAAGTTGTAAAACCGCATACGAGACCATTATCAAGGTGTAGTTAGATATTCCTGCGTTGGAGCCTAACATCACGTATTCGCCGTCCGTAAAGTCTCAACTTTGCATGTTTATAATGGCCAACTACCCAATCTCCGTCAGCCTATTTATCTCCACTGGGGTACGATAAACAACATACCTGCTTGccaaagccaaaagcaaGTCGTTTCCCATCAGTATCCCATGCAAGAGAACGATCCGGTATTGACTCGGCGTCCCCATTGTGTCCATTGGCCAAGCGGctttgtccttcttcgaTCTTTGTTCCGTCGGTCCCAGGCACGGACCAAGTAGCCATTGCGGTGCCACCCCTCTGTGAATTCCAAATGAACAACTTCTCCTTGCTTGCAGCAGCCAGAGCATACCCGTCCGGAGAGAAACTGCTAGCGAGGGCGGGTGAAGATGGACCGAGGAACAGACGATGGATGCAATCAAATCGCTTTGTGTCTAAATCAATATGCCATATTTTGACTGTATCATcagtggatgaggaggctaGAACCAACGGATGGTTCGCTTGTGGTTGGTCCAGGGTGTTTGGCTTAAGCTCTATTGCCGTAATATCCCCCTCGTGTGCACCATCGAGGTGCATGTCGTGCGTCGGAATCCAGAAcgcagctgcagcagatgaTGCAGCCACTGCCACCGAGGAAACATTGACATTCGCGCAACGAATAAATGTCCAAGGCCTATCGGTCTCACTGGTAAATGTCTTGGAAATGTGGATACTTGAGTCGACCTCACATTGGTAAACCGTTCCGTTACCCGAAGCGTAGGCTTCATTGCGTCCAAGCCAGCTGAGGTCATAGATTGACCCGTCGATTACCTGTGGAGAGGGGAACTCGTCCGGTCGCACTGAATCATCCCAGAGAGCCAGCTCGGAGACTTTACTATCTGATGCCACGACGATTAAATGGGTGCCGCTCTCAGTCCAATGCAATCCAGTGATCATTCTAGGTACTTCGGGCAGGAGGTCAACCGCATTTCCAGCCACATCATACATAGTAATAGACCCTCTCATGTCATTGTATGTGGCTACGGCCAATTTCTGGCCCGTAGGGTCCCAGGCGACTGCAGAGACGCAGATACTATCGCCCTTACCCTCCACAAGCTTCTCTTGCACTGGACTCGCAGACGACGGCATCTTCCATAGACTGCAAAACGTCTCGCCGACTGCAACGACAACAGTGGAGTCGTTTGGACGCCACAGTGTACGGGTCACGTGACAATCATCAGCCACATTCAAGAGGGCGGTATCGGGACTAAGGTCGGCAGCCTTGGCGGGGGTGATCTGGACGCCAACGCTGTGGCCGTTGGTCAAGGTGAAGGTCGGCGCCGCGGTTGGTTCCTGGTCTTGCGAGTCCGGTCGGATGCCCATGCTCACgtccccatccccatccacaGCAGTGTCAGCCAAGGATGGTGATGCGGCTACTGCGGATTTCGTCTCATTTGCAACACCATTTGAATCAATTTCCATTGGAATTTCGTCCCCGTTGGTCTCTGCGCGGTCACTTTTACGGCTTTTCTTAGCATTGGGGATAACTTGAGGTGCCGCAGGTTCGCCTGTCAAGTGACCGTTGATCACGCTGTCGCGCGCGACTTTACTCGTGGGCGAGACAGGTGCCTGGTCTGTGCCATTTTCACCCGGGCCACCCTGACTTTTCCGCGGTTCCGCTTCTAGCACCGCTGGTCCAAAGAAATAATCTGAAGGTGAAAAGGGCCTTGGATTCCCATCCTGTAAAACTCATTAGTCATTGGTAAACAGATATTCTTCGAAGACACCaagtgaagagaaaggaaaagagtcCGCCGGAAAGCAAAAACGTTAGATCCGGCAGAGTAAGGTAACGTGCCTTATCGAGTGACTGTTCGAGCTCGTGATATTGTAGACCTTTTTGGACCAAAGACACCAGCGCATGAGTTTTTATATAAGGAGCGAAAGGTAAGCTCTGTGGGTCATGATTCCATGCGCGCTGCAGTGTTACTGCGGCTTCACCGTGACCTGCGATGTAGGTTAGATGAGAATCTTGATTATTTCAGGATACCTCAAGTCCTGTCAAGCAAGGATACGGAGAAACGCGTAAGGAGGGGGAGATAGAATAAAAgatttaaaaaataaaaagataattAAGATTGAATAAGAGAGGGGCTGAGACCAACCTGATTCTTGAAGATACCTAGAGATTAGAAGTCAGTGACATGTAGGAAGAAAATAGACATCAGGGGGCATCATGAGCTATCAGAGCTCCTGCACTCGGATGTCGGCAGAGAACCTTGAAGTTAGAACGTACCTCCAGATTAGGTAGTTGACATGATGCGACGTAAGATCAGGATGTGACATTGTTACATGTATGACAGCTAGTAAGGTGGAGGATCCGCTAGCATGCCAGGAATAAATAACAGGAACCTCCGCTGAACAGATGGCAGAAGGATAACGGTGCGTGATCGAGAATTTGAAAGATGCGGGAATTCCGAGATATAGGCGAGATTAGACCGTGTAAACCGAAGGGACCTGTCTGCTGATAATACAAATTTCTCTCTCTGAACCACCAGGACGAATGACGGGAAGGTCCAGTTCGGCGTCGGAAAGAGCGTGAGTGCCAAAAACTGGGCCGAACGCAGCCAAGGCGTGACAAGGAAAACCGTAGTTGAaggggatgggatgggataTAATGCAGAGCGTTAAGGTGGAGTGCAAATGCCGGGGGGTAAGATCGTCAATTAAAGGGTAGAGGATTGGTGAGGTTCTAACGGGACCCTTGAAGAGCGTTAAACAAGGGGGttgtggaaaagaagtcgCAAGAgtcggaaagagaaagtgaagaatgaATATCGAGACGGGTCGAAATCGACACCAACGTGTGGCTTGAGATAGCAGACCCGCTAGCGAACTGCAAAGGTTGGAGCTGTACCAGTACGGTTATGGGAGGGGTGGACAAACTGGAGGGCTGGAACTCCAAAATGGGGACGACGAAAAGGAAGTGGTTAAAAAAAggtaattaaaaaataataataataataataataatcaaaaaggaaagcaggGCAAGCGTGTCAAGGAATGATGATCACCACCACTTCTGCAGGGTAATAATAAGGTACGGACAGATTGACTTGATGGTTGTCGTGACTGcaagcaaggaagaagagaaatgaaagagaaaaagtgaGGTAGTAGTCTTCAAATCTCGAACCAACAAGCCAAGTCGAGTTTAGACAGttgggaaaaaaagaaaaagctcaGTGGAATTTCTCCAGGCGGCTCTGGGACGCTGTTTCAGAGGACGCCGGCACCCTTTGCCAGTCACTTTGCAGTCAAACCCGATTTTGACTTTGCGACCTGGACTTTTGGCTTGACTCGTTGTGGCGTCCGGCCCACGACTTAGCGTGCAGTTGGGAAATCCACCGGTCCCCTTGGGTGGTTCTGACGGGCAAATGATCGGCCAGTGCGCTTGTCTGCTTCGGGACCTAGCGTTTTGCGGGTCGATTACAGTGTGATTTACACAGGGCCACGCAGCAGTAGTGTACCTACTTGACGGACAAACCTATTTCTATTTCCCTTGgagtatttttttttttttaattattcCTTTCTATTTTCATTATTACCCTCCTTTTAATGGCACCCcaaaaaaagcaagaaaataaaataaaataaacaaggAATATCCTTCCAAGCACTTATGCTTCGACTGACCTGAAATTACATGAACATCTAACAATGATAATTATAATACCAACAATGACCATATCAAATCGTAAATGTACACCTAAATAAAAGTAATTACTACTAGGAAAATTAGCACACCTGCCAGATCCCTACTCTAAAAAATCGAATTTAATTCGATGACTAATGATGATCGGGGTTCCTCAAGAATTACTGGTTGTCctctgatttgatttgattttcctcttatttttttctttttcacggAAGCACACGGCGGATGCGTtcccattctcttcttccccaaaTTTATGTCAATTTAGCACTTTTCAGCCACATGGTGACCGGCTGTGCCACCTTTTATGTTCCACATTGCATCTTCTCTGACTGGCTTGATTAATTATTATGTTTTAGGGGCTTATTGAactgaaagaggaaggagagctTGTTCCATAGATCGGAGTTCCAGAAAGGACACAAAAAGCTCTCATTCGATGGGTGGGTCGAACTCCAATCTCCTGCGGTAACCATTCGTAGTGACAAGCGGAGGTTGTAACCGTTGAAATGCAAAGAGACTTTGGTGAAGCCATGTTTTACATGCAGATATTCACAACGGCAGGTAGTGACTACACCAATCACGAAACTTTACTGGAGCTTCTGTAGTGGGTTGCGCCTGGATGATGACATTCGTTTCTTCCCCTGCGGACCGATTTCTTGAAATACACGGTGTTTCAGAGCCACAAGTCTTAGCCTTGCCAAGAATCCTGTCAGCAGACGGAGATGGTTCG encodes:
- a CDS encoding uncharacterized protein (predicted protein) translates to MENSPYPACLDQLSSPHSLPEHTWETDMSRPTSPSDTHDTGEDATPLPQRLAKIAHMVSQNADVSSEDTIAAHHCLNTLEALLDPRPSLRKEVVKCRPTRIYPGTSHPVASAASCSAPMKDRASLAFEPSSSQLIALLNEVTALNADLNQRRKESSQIYDLLRRECQGLSRRISELEAVVHDL
- the trpE gene encoding anthranilate synthase TRP2 (isochorismate synthase), with amino-acid sequence MAPPITVVPSLETAKDVISHSKDAKYPPNLLPLTASIPADLLTPTVAYLKVAEKSKLSFLYESAATTETIGRYSFVGADPRKVLKTGPGHGPECDPLPILEKEIAEYRVATVPGLTLPPLTGGAIGYVGYDCVKYFEPKTARPLKDVLGIPESLFMLFDTIVAFDHFYQVIKIITFIPITHVDSDFETEYRKGEDVIKRYIERLLRPETPLPPQGPIIPNQEYTSNIGREGYERHVVKLKEHISKGDIFQTVPSQRLSRPTSLHPFNLFRHLRTVNPSPYLFYIDCEDFQLVGASPELLAKEEKGRIITHPIAGTVKRGKSPEEDEALADELRGSLKDRAEHVMLVDLARNDVNRVCDPTTTQVDRLMVVEKFSHVQHLVSQVSGILRPDKTRFDAFRSIFPAGTVSGAPKVRAMQLIAELEGEKRGVYAGAVGYFGYNIASTDGATEMPGAMDTCIALRTMMVKDGVAYLQAGGGIVFDSDPYDEYMETINKLGANIACIKGAEAKYLSMEGEQS
- a CDS encoding WD40 repeat domain-containing protein (predicted protein); protein product: MEIDSNGVANETKSAVAASPSLADTAVDGDGDVSMGIRPDSQDQEPTAAPTFTLTNGHSVGVQITPAKAADLSPDTALLNVADDCHVTRTLWRPNDSTVVVAVGETFCSLWKMPSSASPVQEKLVEGKGDSICVSAVAWDPTGQKLAVATYNDMRGSITMYDVAGNAVDLLPEVPRMITGLHWTESGTHLIVVASDSKVSELALWDDSVRPDEFPSPQVIDGSIYDLSWLGRNEAYASGNGTVYQCEVDSSIHISKTFTSETDRPWTFIRCANVNVSSVAVAASSAAAAFWIPTHDMHLDGAHEGDITAIELKPNTLDQPQANHPLVLASSSTDDTVKIWHIDLDTKRFDCIHRLFLGPSSPALASSFSPDGYALAAASKEKLFIWNSQRGGTAMATWSVPGTDGTKIEEGQSRLANGHNGDAESIPDRSLAWDTDGKRLAFGFGKQVCCLSYPSGDK